The genome window ACCCCAGCTCTCTATGCTCTTAGTCCAGGCTTTTCGAGGAGTGCACCGTATTCCACTCCTTACTCAATCCAATTTGATGACTCTGACAGTGAAGACGAAGAGTTTGACCACTCGGCTTCTCCTGCTCCTTCACAATGGCGTTTGCTGAAAATGAATGCACCAGAGTGGGGCAGAGCCTTGCTTGGATGCATGGGGGCTATAGGTTCTGGAGCTGTTCAACCGGTAAATGCCTATTGCGTGGGAGCGTTAATATCAGTTTACTTTCGACCTGATAGACCTTCCATCACATCCCATGCCAGAAACTACTCTTATGTGTTCGTCGGCCTGGGAGTCTTCAACTTCTTTACCAATGTCCTGCAACATTATAATTTCGCTGTCATGGgggaaaagttaaccaaaagaGTTAGGGAGAAGCTGCTTGAGAAACTTATGACATTCGAGATCGGATGGTTTGATCGGGATGAAAATGCTAGTGCTGCTATATGTGCACGTATATCAACCGAAGCTAACATGGTTCGTTCCCTTGTAGGTGACCGAATGTCGCTACTTGCCCAAGCATTTTTTGGAGCTACTTTTGCTTATGCACTAGGGCTAATGCTAACTTGGAGGTTAGCCCTGGTGATGATGGCTGCTCAGCCATTAGTGATAGGAAGCTTCTATGCTAGAAGTGTTTTGATGAAAAGTATGTCTGCAAAAGCTCAAATTGCGCAGAAGGAAGGAAGCCAACTAGCAAGTGAAGCTGTTATTAACCATAGAACTATTACGGCCTTCTCTTCTCAGAAAAAAATTCTTGGGTTGTTCCAAGCAACATTGGAGGGGCCACGGAAGGAGAGCATCAGACAATCCTGGTTTGCAGGTTTTGGCCTGTTTAGTTCTCAATTTCTGGCAGCGGCTTCTACAGCTTTAGCATTTTGGTACGGCGGAAGGCTGTTAACAAAAGGGCAAATATCTCCAGAGCGACTCTTTCAAGCATTTTTGGCTCTGCTGTTCACTGCTTATACCATTGCAGAAGCAGGAAGTATGACAAAAGATATATCTAGAGGAAGCAATGCTGTCCGCTCAGTTTTTGCAATTCTAGACAGAAAGGCTGAGATTGATCCAAATGATTCACAGGGACATGACGCAACCAAAACAAGTATTAGGGGTCGAGTGGAGTTGAAGCATGTACACTTTGCTTATCTATCAAGACCTGAGACGTTAATCCTTAAGGGCTTGAGCCTCAAAATCAGTGCAGGAACTACAGTAGCACTTGTTGGGCAAAGCGGATGCGGCAAATCAACAATCCTTGGGCTCATTGAGAGATTCTACGATCCTCTTAAAGGTTCAGTATGCATTGATGAAAGGGACATAAAAGACTTCAATTTGAGGACCTTGAGGACACAGATTGCACTAGTCAGCCAAGAGCCAACCCTCTTCGCTGGAACTATCTATGAGAACATTGCCTATGGGAAGAAGGATGCCAAGGAATCTGAGATAAGAAAGGCTGCAATGCTTGCTAATGCACATGAGTTCATAAGGTATGAAGTCAATGTTCACAAATTCAGAAACTAATTTCTTTTAGCACCAATCCGATAAATCTATTCTAACTCCGCTAGCAACAAAAGAGTTGCGTGACCTCTAACATAATAATGTTATATTAACTGTAACAGTGGGATGAAGGATGGATACGAGACATACTGTGGAGAAAGAGGGGTTCAGCTGTCTGGTGGTCAAAAACAGAGAATAGCATTAGCTCGGGCGCTATTAAAGAATCCCAGAATCCTACTATTGGATGAAGCAACCAGTGCTCTTGACAGTGTATCAGAGAGCTTAGTTCAAGAAGCACTGGAGAGAATGACGGCTAGAAGAACATGCATTGTTGTGGCTCATCGTTTATCCACAATACAGAAAGCAAATTCGATTGTGGTGATCAAGGATGGAAAGGTTGCAGAGGAAGGTTCACATTCTGATCTTCTTTCGTTAGGACGTAATGGCGCCTACTATGCCCTTGTAAAAACACAGGGAAGCAACTCTCCTTACCGGTGAAATAGAGCAAACTTTTAGTATAAGTAGACGGTGGGTAAGGCTGCATAAGAGCCATCTCCAGTTATGTTTTCACCTGAAACTTCTGCGTTGTTCATGATTGAGAAGATTACGGTATCCCTTTATCAGTATATAGATCAGTATTTAGTTTGTTATTGCCAAAATTTGTGTTCGAGTTGGTTGGTGATGGACTTGTGCTCCTTAAAGAATGTAATAATACCTACCATTAATGAGAAGTTGATCTTGGGGATTAGGCAGAGTTTTACTCTTCCAGGTGTAcattaataccaaaa of Coffea arabica cultivar ET-39 chromosome 5c, Coffea Arabica ET-39 HiFi, whole genome shotgun sequence contains these proteins:
- the LOC113689614 gene encoding putative multidrug resistance protein isoform X1, coding for MGSNNGMFRYADGVDKLLMTFGTLGSIGDGLQIPLMMFVLSDVINTYGNPSGALSFDTVNEFALRLLYVAIGVGLSAFVEGLCWARTAERQTSRMRLEYLKSVLRQDVGFFDTQAADSSTTFQVVTTISADSNTIQVTIGEKIPDCLAYMGSFFFCLIFSFILSWKITLAALPLSLTFIVPGLGFGTLMMNVGMKMIESYGVAGGIAEQAISSIRTVYSYVAENQTLVKFSNALENTMQLGIKQGFARGLMLGSMGGIYISWAFQAWAGSLLVSKRGEKGGDVFVAGFNVLMGGLNILTALPNLTAITEAKAAAIRITEMIDRQPTIDNEDKKGKALSYVRGEIEFKGVYFSYPSRPDTPVLQGLNLVFPAGKTVGLVGGSGSGKSTIVSLLQRFYDPIEGEIFLDGYKIKRLHLKWLRSQMGLVNQEPVLFATSIKENILFGRDGASMEDMQTAAKAANAHDFIIKLPDAYDTQVGQFGVQLSGGQRQRIAIARALLRDPKILLLDEATSALDTQSENIVQQAIDNAAMGRTAIVIAHRLSTIRMADWIVVLQSGKVVESGTHNELMQMNGENGGEYFRMVQLQQQTMQNEADNSFNYQSDWKSPYKRTVPPSPLSVRSSAPGTPALYALSPGFSRSAPYSTPYSIQFDDSDSEDEEFDHSASPAPSQWRLLKMNAPEWGRALLGCMGAIGSGAVQPVNAYCVGALISVYFRPDRPSITSHARNYSYVFVGLGVFNFFTNVLQHYNFAVMGEKLTKRVREKLLEKLMTFEIGWFDRDENASAAICARISTEANMVRSLVGDRMSLLAQAFFGATFAYALGLMLTWRLALVMMAAQPLVIGSFYARSVLMKSMSAKAQIAQKEGSQLASEAVINHRTITAFSSQKKILGLFQATLEGPRKESIRQSWFAGFGLFSSQFLAAASTALAFWYGGRLLTKGQISPERLFQAFLALLFTAYTIAEAGSMTKDISRGSNAVRSVFAILDRKAEIDPNDSQGHDATKTSIRGRVELKHVHFAYLSRPETLILKGLSLKISAGTTVALVGQSGCGKSTILGLIERFYDPLKGSVCIDERDIKDFNLRTLRTQIALVSQEPTLFAGTIYENIAYGKKDAKESEIRKAAMLANAHEFISGMKDGYETYCGERGVQLSGGQKQRIALARALLKNPRILLLDEATSALDSVSESLVQEALERMTARRTCIVVAHRLSTIQKANSIVVIKDGKVAEEGSHSDLLSLGRNGAYYALVKTQGSNSPYR
- the LOC113689614 gene encoding putative multidrug resistance protein isoform X2; the encoded protein is MRLEYLKSVLRQDVGFFDTQAADSSTTFQVVTTISADSNTIQVTIGEKIPDCLAYMGSFFFCLIFSFILSWKITLAALPLSLTFIVPGLGFGTLMMNVGMKMIESYGVAGGIAEQAISSIRTVYSYVAENQTLVKFSNALENTMQLGIKQGFARGLMLGSMGGIYISWAFQAWAGSLLVSKRGEKGGDVFVAGFNVLMGGLNILTALPNLTAITEAKAAAIRITEMIDRQPTIDNEDKKGKALSYVRGEIEFKGVYFSYPSRPDTPVLQGLNLVFPAGKTVGLVGGSGSGKSTIVSLLQRFYDPIEGEIFLDGYKIKRLHLKWLRSQMGLVNQEPVLFATSIKENILFGRDGASMEDMQTAAKAANAHDFIIKLPDAYDTQVGQFGVQLSGGQRQRIAIARALLRDPKILLLDEATSALDTQSENIVQQAIDNAAMGRTAIVIAHRLSTIRMADWIVVLQSGKVVESGTHNELMQMNGENGGEYFRMVQLQQQTMQNEADNSFNYQSDWKSPYKRTVPPSPLSVRSSAPGTPALYALSPGFSRSAPYSTPYSIQFDDSDSEDEEFDHSASPAPSQWRLLKMNAPEWGRALLGCMGAIGSGAVQPVNAYCVGALISVYFRPDRPSITSHARNYSYVFVGLGVFNFFTNVLQHYNFAVMGEKLTKRVREKLLEKLMTFEIGWFDRDENASAAICARISTEANMVRSLVGDRMSLLAQAFFGATFAYALGLMLTWRLALVMMAAQPLVIGSFYARSVLMKSMSAKAQIAQKEGSQLASEAVINHRTITAFSSQKKILGLFQATLEGPRKESIRQSWFAGFGLFSSQFLAAASTALAFWYGGRLLTKGQISPERLFQAFLALLFTAYTIAEAGSMTKDISRGSNAVRSVFAILDRKAEIDPNDSQGHDATKTSIRGRVELKHVHFAYLSRPETLILKGLSLKISAGTTVALVGQSGCGKSTILGLIERFYDPLKGSVCIDERDIKDFNLRTLRTQIALVSQEPTLFAGTIYENIAYGKKDAKESEIRKAAMLANAHEFISGMKDGYETYCGERGVQLSGGQKQRIALARALLKNPRILLLDEATSALDSVSESLVQEALERMTARRTCIVVAHRLSTIQKANSIVVIKDGKVAEEGSHSDLLSLGRNGAYYALVKTQGSNSPYR